ATCCTGATCCTGTCGCTCGCGGCTCAAGGGTGGAACATCGCGGGCGGCTATGGTGGCCAGTTCTCCTTCGGCCACGCCGCCTTCTTCGGCATGGGCGCCTATGGCCAGGCGGTGCTGCAGGCCCGTCTCGGCGTCAATCCCTGGGTGGCGCTGCCGCTGGCCGTGACGCTCGGCAGTCTCGTCGGCCTTGGCATCGGCTATCTCGCCTTCCGGGCCCGGCTCCGCGGCTCCTACTTCGCCCTGGTGACGCTGGCCTTCGCCGAAGTGTTCCGCATCCTCGCCAATGCCGCGCCGTTCACCGGCGGCGCTGCGGGAACGCTGCTGCCGCTGGATGTGCGGCCCGCCAACTTCCAGTTCGCCGCCCGCGAGACCTTCTTCTATCTGGCCCTGGTCATGGTGGTCGCGGTGCTTGTGCTCAACCGCCTGATCGAGCGCTCGCGCTTCGGCGCCTATCTGGTGGCGGTACGCGAGAACGAGGATGCCGCCCGCTCGCTCGGCGTCGATACCCTCGCCGTCAAGCTCAAGGCGATCGCCCTGTCGGCGGCCATCACCGCGGCGTCGGGCGCGCTCTACACCCAGAAATTCCTCTATATCGACGCCAACATCGCCTTCGGATCATGGATTTCGGTCGAGGCACTGCTCGCCCCGATCATCGGCGGCATTGGCACTGTCTTCGGCCCGCTGGTCGGAACCGCCACGCTGCTCGGCCTCGGCGAACTGGCCAAGACCGGCATCCACGCGGCCTTCGGCTCGGCCATTCCCGGCATCGACCTCATCCTCTATGGCGTGCTGCTGGTCGCGGCCATCGCCTTTGCACCGCAGGGTGTGATGGGCCTTGTCGCGCGCCTGACGCGGGGAGGGCGCTGATGCTGTCGGTTGAAGCGGTCAGCAAGCGGTTCGGCGGTCTTCTGGCTGTCAGCGACGTGACGATGCGGGTAGCGCCCGGCTCGATCAGCGGTCTGATCGGCCCGAACGGCGCTGGCAAGACCACGCTGTTCACGATGATCTCCGGCTTCGAACGGCCGACCTCGGGCCGGATCCTGTTCGACGGGCGCGACATCACGGGCACTGCGCCAGAGGTTCTGGCGGCGGCCGGCATCGCCCGAACGTTCCAGATCGTCCAGCCCTTTGCCGGGCTCTCGGTGATCGAGAATGTCGCGGTCGGCGCCTATCTGCGCCATCCCGGCCGCCGCGAGGCGCTCGCCCGCGCCGAAGCCGTTGCCGATCTCGTCGGTCTCGGCAGTCTCGGCCAGCCGGCGTCGTCCCTGACGGTTGCCGGCCGCAAGCGGCTGGAACTCGCCCGTGCGCTGGCCACCGAGCCGCGTCTCCTGCTGCTCGACGAGGTGCTCGCCGGCCTCAATCCCTCCGAGATCCGCGACATCATCCCGGTCGTTCAGGCGATCCGCGCGTCGGGCGTCACCATCCTGATGATCGAACATGTCATGCAGGCGGTGATGAGCCTCTGCGAACATGTCCATGTCATCGCCAATGGGCAGACCATCGCGTCGGGCGCGCCTTCGGCCATCGTCGGCGATCCGAAGGTGGTCGAGGCCTATCTCGGCCATGGTGCGGCCGAACGTCTGGCGGGAAGGGCGGCCCATGGCTGACACCAGTCCGCTGCTGTCGGTCGAGGGGCTGGTGGCCGGCTATGGCGGCACCGAGATCCTGCGCGGACTGACCATGACGGTCGAGCCCGGCGAGATCGTCGCTGTCCTCGGCTCCAACGGCGTCGGCAAGACGACCTTGAACAAGGTCCTGTCGGGCATCGTGCCAGCGGGAGCCGGGCAGGTCCGGTTCGCGGGTGAGGTCATCACCGGGGCATCGCCACAGGCCATCGTCGATCTCGGGCTGATCCATGTGCCCGAGGGGCGCAAGATCTTCCCGAACATGACCGTGCGCGAGAACCTCGTGCTCGGCTCCTATCGCCGGGCGCGCGGCAATCGCGCGGCCAATCTCGAGCGGGTCTTCGAGACCTTCCCGCGGCTGAGGGAGCGCGACCGCCAGTCGGCCGGCACGCTGTCGGGCGGCGAACAGCAGATGCTCGCCATCGGCCGCGGCCTGATGGGCGAACCCCGGCTTCTGATCCTCGACGAGCCCTCGCTCGGCCTGTCGCCGCTTCTGGTCGAGGAGATGTTCCAGCTGATCCGTCGCCTGAATGCCGACGGGCTCGCGATCATGCTGGTCGAGCAGAACGTCATGCAGTCGCTCGATGTCGCCTCCCGGGCCTTTATCCTGGAGAATGGCATCTTCGCCCTGCACGGACAGGCGAGCGAGCTTGCCGCCGCGCCGGAT
This region of Phreatobacter aquaticus genomic DNA includes:
- a CDS encoding branched-chain amino acid ABC transporter permease codes for the protein MTAGRSGLSDFLPIAVVALALALLPTGLTLAGSTGTLLNLAITILILSLAAQGWNIAGGYGGQFSFGHAAFFGMGAYGQAVLQARLGVNPWVALPLAVTLGSLVGLGIGYLAFRARLRGSYFALVTLAFAEVFRILANAAPFTGGAAGTLLPLDVRPANFQFAARETFFYLALVMVVAVLVLNRLIERSRFGAYLVAVRENEDAARSLGVDTLAVKLKAIALSAAITAASGALYTQKFLYIDANIAFGSWISVEALLAPIIGGIGTVFGPLVGTATLLGLGELAKTGIHAAFGSAIPGIDLILYGVLLVAAIAFAPQGVMGLVARLTRGGR
- a CDS encoding ABC transporter ATP-binding protein is translated as MLSVEGLVAGYGGTEILRGLTMTVEPGEIVAVLGSNGVGKTTLNKVLSGIVPAGAGQVRFAGEVITGASPQAIVDLGLIHVPEGRKIFPNMTVRENLVLGSYRRARGNRAANLERVFETFPRLRERDRQSAGTLSGGEQQMLAIGRGLMGEPRLLILDEPSLGLSPLLVEEMFQLIRRLNADGLAIMLVEQNVMQSLDVASRAFILENGIFALHGQASELAAAPDLRRAYLGM
- a CDS encoding ABC transporter ATP-binding protein yields the protein MLSVEAVSKRFGGLLAVSDVTMRVAPGSISGLIGPNGAGKTTLFTMISGFERPTSGRILFDGRDITGTAPEVLAAAGIARTFQIVQPFAGLSVIENVAVGAYLRHPGRREALARAEAVADLVGLGSLGQPASSLTVAGRKRLELARALATEPRLLLLDEVLAGLNPSEIRDIIPVVQAIRASGVTILMIEHVMQAVMSLCEHVHVIANGQTIASGAPSAIVGDPKVVEAYLGHGAAERLAGRAAHG